The following is a genomic window from Bactrocera tryoni isolate S06 chromosome 2, CSIRO_BtryS06_freeze2, whole genome shotgun sequence.
aggtcattttacgaaaaatatcTTTTAGTATAAAcctttttcagattttatccgCTGAGAAGTGTGGAATCATTGCATAGTTCAACGGGGAAGTTGAGTAATTCGACTTTACTgtgtttttatacccttgcaacccGTTGCTACGGAGTATTAtatgtagttttgttcatctgACTGttatacgtatcacctaaaactaatcgagatagatataaagttatatacatatgattaCGAtggcgagaaaagttgaaatccgggagaccgtctgtctgtccgtccgtccgtgcaagctgtaatttgagtaaaaattgagatacctTGATGAAACTTGCTATGCGGATTTATTAGTACAACAAAATTGGCGTAATTGGACCACAGCCAGGCCCACAAATCACCATTagccgaaaacttataaagtgccataactaagcactaaattaagatatactaaaactgtaatttggcacaagggattgcagtagcaaggggcacctgcgggaaaaaagtttgaaaaagtgGTTGTGGCCCCCGCTCTCTAATAATGTACAAACCTTATGCCCAATATGTCGTTCAATGTAGgagttatatataatatataatatgtatatataaaattgcttagattccgttcctcaggttgacgttttgcaccttaaggtatttttctgactttgattcttgcatattgcaagagtataaaatgttcagttgcacccgaacttacccctttcttacttgtttttgtttaggCCACTGCACTTTGTTTTGTATTAGTATACttattatgttttttctttctctAATAGTGCCTTTCTGTGAGTTTCGAAGGACCATGGTTAATTTGCTGCCCAAATTTCCAAACAAAGGTACTAACCACCTTCACGATTGTTAAGTAAAAATGCTCTCGTGTTGAAAATGTacaatcattttgaaatttatttaaaacttttagaaaatataatgaTATATTTGAAAGACGTGTACACATGTACGGAGCGGGGTGGATCTAATTTGGAAACCAGAGCGCTGAGTTATCGTCGAAGGTATTAACAAATGTATTGAAAACGAATTTGTCCGCTATCCTGTTGTccatcatttttgttttttttgactGATCGAAAACTATAATTCCGaaaaacaccgcttacgcgtcTTTACActgcttccaagatagacgaaattatctacgacttcaaagttatgactgtcaacagtgacgtgagagccaagttgcgagtgcgacgactgtttgtttgatgacaggagatatttcgtcttgccctcgttcactgccagacctatttgttttgcttccttgtccagtctggagaattTCCATATCATCGGcaaacgccagcagctgtacactgttataaaagattgtacctgctcgattaagttctgcagctcgatttattttctccagcagcagattgaagaagtcgcacggtagggagtcgccttgtctgaaacctcgtttggtatcgaacggctcggagaggtccttcccgatcctgacagagcttttggtgttgctcaaagtcagtttacacagccgtattagttttgcggggataccaaattcagacatcgcggcataaaggcagctccttttcgtgctgtcgaaagcagctttgaaatcgacgaagcgGTGGTGTGTCtcgattctcctttcatgggtctcttccaagatttggcgtatggtgaatatctggtcggttgttgatttgccaggtctaaagacacactgataaggttcaatcagtttgttgacggtggcctttaatctttcatacaatacgctcgatagaaccttatacgcggtgttgaggaggcttatctcacggtagttagcgcagattgtggggtctccctttttgtggattgggcagagcatgtgttgtggtcgatcgtaacgttgcgaggtaggcagcctgttttctctccgctgcaaaaCGGTACTCCTCTAGCCTAAGTTCTTgtaaattgcaagagtataaaatgttcgattgcatCCGAACCTTCCCTACTTGttcttaaataaattcattaacgTTTAAtcacaactttttatttgatattgatACTCTACTCAATCGCTCGGATACAGCGCAGAAAACCGTAATACCAAAGTCAGTTGAAGTTTGACAACATTTCAACTCGAGTCAAATGTCGAATTTCAAAACCCCAACTAAAATGCAGATCGGTTGAAAATCGTAATAAGGGCCTTAATCTGCCattagttacatatgtacatacacttctAGGGATTAGGTCTGTCtagagttttcaaaaaaatacttaCCTTTGGCAATTTATTCTGGGACTAAGAAAGAAAAGGAATTTGCtatctaaaacaaaataaaaaaacgaggTTTTAAGATCTTTGAGAATAAAATTGTTAATGGTTTTCGCGAAATGTATCTCCATGCTGAAAGAGTTCGTCAGttatttagttaattattaCCAATCTCAAAATCATTGAAATTGACTCCagagtaacattttttttttgtaggttaAGGACTTCAGAATCGGATAGCTTTGTGTAaatttatagtatatgtattgGGTCTTGAATCATATTCGTTTGGTTTGCCCAGAGATGGCATAATTTGATGACTATTCTATTGTTCCAATATTCCATACATGCGTTGGAAAATGCGCTTCTTGTGCGTCTTTTTCagcatacatatgaatgtcACTTACTATACACTTTCTATGCCTGAACAAGTGTAAGGAGGGTGTcttcattattataatttaatgccCCTATTTCGGTTTTCAACCCAACTGCATTTcagtcgaagtttaaaaattcggtATTGCCAACTTCAACTCAATCcgtcaaaaaaaattgcggttgAAGTATGAtcgaacttcaactttttttggtattgcggttttcaactctGTACAGGTGGGGTTGACTTAATAGCAGTTGAAGTTCAACATTCGTtcagtgaaatacaaaaaaatattaaggaaaTATTGAGGAcgggtaaaataaatattttaattaatgttaaattaattttaattaacatttttttatacatttttagaaaaaataaagttacaacaaaaaagcaattcgaaaaattggtggAGTTAATGGAGAAGTTTCCAGAATTAGAAGAGGAAAGCCACAATTtggaaacaataaattcaaattgaggtgcagcgcctcaaaattgctaaattaaaatcttcgcgaagatttgaattttttttttgttatttaagacacaaagtaatattttttaattttatttttaattattctggaatgaagtgatattttatatttttgtaccatagtttaagtttacattaaaaaatgaagtgatattgttatttaatgaatttatttaaataaaatttaaatacatgtatgcctgaataaatagcacattagaaagaataaatgaaatttaatattttaattatttagaggGAAGTCATAATATTATTGCGAATTATTCGAGCCGTATCCTCTTCTTCTCTTTCTATGTCCAAAATATCATTGGTCATTGTAGTATGTGAAGAAGATGATATTTCTTCCGGTGATTCCACTTGAAAGTGTtggcaaatattgtgcaatgcGCAACAAGCATTCACAATTTGCGTAGCCTTTTCGGGAGTGTAATGTAAACCTCGTACAGATAAAAGACATCGAAATCTACTCTTGAGTACACCAATTGTCCGCTCTACAATATTCCGGGCCTTTGAGTGTACTGTATTGTAGCGAGCTTGGGGTGAAGAAGCTTCCGCCAAGCGATAAGGcgtcattaaaaatttgtgcagaGGATAGCCAGAGTCGCCTAAGAAATTACATTACTCtaattatttagcaataaatacgATAAAGTCTTACCCAAGATCCAAGTGTTATTCTGTATGTTGTTCTGTAAATGCACTTTCAAATCGctaacattgaaaacaaaagagtcATAATTTGCCATGCCTAGCATCCACATACCGAATAGACATTTTATAATCacaaagcttaaaattttaagaaattataccattttgtttctaatataattcagattttatacatatacaatcatcacgtttaaaCTGTAGTATCCCTTTCTGTTAAGATAAAGATGTTGCACTTCTTTTCTTGGCGAAATTATGCGAACATGAGTCCCGTCGATGCAACTAACCTCCTCCTGCTCAGTCATTTGAATTTTATCCCATTGGCCACAAATAcgttgttcaattatatttagaacCTCTTTAATTACTAAAGATATCGTAGGTTGCGCCAACCCAATGTTAAAATCATTTCCACTGCATTTTTGATAACCACCGTCAGCAAGGAAACGCAGAGTtgcgcataattttaatataggagGTATGGCCGTTCCTCGCACACGTTTGTGGAAATGTTCCTTCATCTCattcagtaaaaaacaaaatgcttctttattaaatcgaaaataacttatgaatcAATTGTGAAAAAACTATGGCTTACTTTGCATTTGGAAGCTCCAATGATTTGAGTGATCACGAAGGCTTTTTCGTATACGTAGCACATCAATTTTGCCCCCAGTATTTTCgtcattgttttatttattgtttattatatacttatgtttattCACTTTTTCGCGAGCGACAAAtgaattcaattgtttaaatatgtcgtttacaaaattttagctgtttCACTATCTGTCAAATTTCCCTTTCTTAGGTTGGCAACGCCAATCATACTTCGACTGAACTTAGTTGAAGTTCGCAATATCGaaaaagagtttggttgatctgaagttgagttgccttaacttcaattcgaccaagtcgggttgaaaaccgcaataggggcaTAATATCCACGATTTAAAAGTGGTGATTTTTTCGACCTCTTCTtttttttactggcgtagacaccgcttacgcggttatagccgtgtTAACAGCAGCGCggtagtcgtttcttcttttcgcaaggtggcgacaattggagattctaagcgaagctaggtccttctccacctgattcttttaacggagtggaggtcttcctcttcctctgcttcccccggcaggggAAGACAAATAAAGTCCTAGACCGTCGAAAAAATGTGAATATTAAGAATTGGAAGCATCTCTCTATGAAGATTGTTAAGTCAGAAGAAGAAGAGCTCGCACAATTTTTGGGATTCACTCAAGCCGCATTTTTAAAACGTTTAAAGGAAGTTGGAATAATCAAAAACACGGAAATTGAGTACCATATGAATTGTAGCCAAGATGCGATTTTGTATGTCAGGAATGCAGATtgagcttaaaaaaaataagtcaatTTTACAACGAGTTGAAAATGGATACATTACGATACAACTTCAACGAAATAATCAAATGTGAAACACGGCTAACCAGCCATATCAACGATAAAACCGAATATCCATGACCCAGGTCCCAGGTAATTTGATGGGATTAAAAGGGCGTGCTGAGCTTCTAATACGGGGTTAATGCATTAATGGCGAACACAACTTCAAATTATGACTAGGCACATAATTTTCCATCATCAGAACGTTCGATCTCACGTTGCAAGACAATGGCTGAGAAGTTTAGCCTCCCCCGCTTTATAGCTTAGACTGTGGCCAATCTGACTTCCATTTGTGTCGATCAATTGACAATACTTTGAATATacaagtacttatgtatattctcaatatattattttcagtgTAATGATATATTAGTTTAATTACAGTTTTGGATAGGTTTAATAGTAGAAAAATGCAGATTTCATCAAAACTTAAAGAATGCGTAAGCTGATGATGATGGTACGTAAGTATGTGGATTTAGAAATTAGATTCTTTAATGTTTGTTTGACTTTTCAATTCTAAGTAACTTCATTTGCGTTCGTCCGAGCATATAAATTCACTGACACGATCTTCTGCATAGGCAAGAAACCTTTTTCCATACAGTCTTATTACGTGAGTCAAAGTCTCCACGTCTGCTTCAGCATGATGTCTCAGTTCGGGGTCcttcttaaaattttgtttataaatattgttcAATTTATATACTCCTTTGGGTGGATATTTGCCATTGGGTGTGGTTTGAAATGTATGGTCGAAATTTATTCTCCAAAATGCATGTAAAGAATCTACATAAAGAATGTTATTCGGAAGTTGCTGCAATGAAATAACACTAATTAGTTCTGATTAACAACAGTTAAGAgcaatagaaatatattttacctACCATACTTAACTTATTGAACATATTCTTGACTATCAGAAAATCATGCCTATCACCATTGTGTGCAACCAGACATACTGGTTGTGGCAGGCGATTAAGGAAGTTTACAATAAGACAAGCACAGTTCTCATCGAAGTGTGACTCATGTTCTAATATATAATTGTCCAGTCCTgtgaataaacaaataaagataATTAATTGTGTgttaagttcgggtataaccgaggATTTTATGCTTCTATGATTTGCAAGGATCAAAAGCAAGGAAATATGAAGGAAAGGTTAACAAGAGGAATGGAAATCATTATATTGAGAATAAGGGGCTAGACTAAGGCCATGACCGTTATCACTTATAATGCTTATCCATATAGAAGTCAAGAAAACATGttcacttaatttcattaatttatcgAACATATTGACCAATATAAAGGTCTGAGCCGAAAGCATTTTCTTTTGACTTTAAATGAGATTGTGCCCGAAAACATGACAATTTTATTAAGACAAAAGATTATTTGACAGATAACGGGATTTTCAATAAGagcaaacgtttttttttttaataaaacaagaaaaaacgttaacttcggttgcaccgaagctaatatacccttcacaggtgcatttattttagtaattatgtgttcagtttgtatggaagctatatgctatagtaatctgatctaaccaattttttcggagattacattgttgccttagaaaataatctataccaaatttggtgaagatacattgtcaaatgtgaaagttttccatacaagaacttgattttgatcgttcagtttgtatggtagctatatgctatagttaaccgatctgaacaatttcttcggagatcaaattgttgccttagaaaataatctgtgccaaatttggtgaagatacattgtcaaatgtgaaagttttccatacaagaacttgattccgatcgttcagtttatatggcagctatatgttatagtggtccgatatcggcgttccgacaaatgagcagcttcttgaagagaaaatgacgtttgcaaaatttcaaaaggatatcttaaaaactgagggactagttcgtatatatacagacggacggacggacagacagacagacggacatggttaaatcgactcagctgaacatactgatcatttatatatatactttatagggtcgacgcttctttctgggtgttacaaacatcgtgacaaacttaatataccctgttcagggtataataaaaacggtttggtaatcaatgaaattctttattcctgtgatagtacattcgatgccatcaTGTATTAAACTCGATTTCTGGTGAATGACCACCGCGGCCGCGCttaattttcgacggttttcaagcatatgTAAATCGGCCAATACGGCTGTAATTTCCCGTTCgttattcgtacgaagttcatcaatcatcGTAGCCTcacaagtccatatcatcccaTTCGGGCCAAACATATTCGTTaccattgagcggtagcgattcccattcacagtaacgtgccggtcttgatcatcacggaagaatgAGGGTGTCGATAACActattttgcttaaaattctAACAACGTTCATAATCCACAACAAAACTTCGCTTTAGGTATACAGTGGCTGGGAgagtatttaattttgttttgatgatgacttttaaatttcataagaTATTTCACGGATTtactgatattttcggtaaaaagtcaataCCAAATACTTGAATCCTCATATTCGGTTTTCTGGGACCCGCAAAGTTATGTACTAATTTCGACCATTTTTAGTAGAGAGGTGCGCCAACTTGAAGACACACGTATCTTATTTATTTCCTAATTTAGCTTTAGTTGTTGCCAGAGTTATGTAATTTCACTTAAAAGCAGTCGAAGCCTCGCCCATTGTCAAATggattcatatgtatgtaaccaAATCGATGCATCTTCACTGCCAGATTTAATACTTCTTGCGTTTTTCCTCTTTAGGTAGTATTGTaattttgtaacacccagaaagaaacttcgaagactataaaatataaacatacatatcgtcacctgaaatgcaaaataacgtaacatcacttttcgtaggtttacaggagaagcaaaaaaccgtataaaaagaaaaccacttaagatattgaaacaaaattttcaaatctgaattaacatgaacctataagtatattttagaaaaaaaataatggaaaaattaagcaaattttatagtaggtgtcttacgttattttgaattttcatttctgaaacaaaataacgtatgatcaatctaaatttgtataaaaattaaaaaatttaatattaatactttttttaattttaaatcaaaacagttgcaagtttttcatatttcatgttatttttattattaatatgtacataggtactagaaaaaatttaaatattgcaagctaaaaaatgaggataatgtttaattattatttattaaataactaattattaaaaaggtatattatcataaaagtaataacagtctgctggaattaaagcttctaggtcctgcagatgttgccatttcttcttagttattgttaaactttgcaaaagaATAGGCTGCTGAATTCCTAGAAAAGCACGGGTttgatcacttggatcatggaatcgctaaaccgaactctggcggctccttctctacccatataccgaaggagttgtgggtgggaagaagccgttggagaaaaGGGACAGTGTCCCAGTAGATTTACTACTCCGGAGGGCAGCCACATTGTCATTGTCACATTGTCATTGTCACTCCGGAGGGCAGTCTCCTTCAGAGGAGTGACCAtcgactcagatagcagagcggcgattccagccttgaactcattaacaatgaGAGAATTCAGAGCTGATAGAagacctaacctcgctatcaatagcatcgagggcctttgtgataagaatgatatgagtgccagaccacagcggaatcgcaggaaacatgagctagcaagaaggcatcctagaaccgctatcggtagaatgggagcggatctGTGCCTCCGTATCCTATTCTATTACTGCTAGGCCACAATTTTTACACACGCTGTTGAAAAATTCTTTTGTCTCAAGATCGTTCGCATGAGATCTAGTGAtatctttgccctcagtaaggcagcctttccctagttttggggcttgtaacacgccattgccctattggcttcCACGTGataaggctgggaatcctaccagacgtcatctgcaaaagctgtatgaaagaagattaggtggaaacaactcaacacttccttcttggcaGCTTCACTTAATcccttgggggcgcataccttcagacatcccaccgaactggcgggaagcgttttgttaatttataagttcgaacacaggagttcttattttctatggcctcacaaaggactacatatacatacatatgtacatagtagtcCACGTTCGATCAACGACGTAGCCTAAACTAACCAAAGCACATTGAACttaatcactaaaaataaacattaacaataaatgaaggctaacttcgatataaaaaaaacactctgttatttttacatacttgagtgatgatacgttattttgtttaacgaaatcaagcaattgatgatacgtttttttgagtttttaatatagcttgggtatttttgatcgcagaagcttaaaatttgcgacacatatgtaatatggtgtggtgaatcgtaatcagtaaaaaactcattattgaattttttgatgatacgttattttgcatttcaggtgacgatatgtacatatacaattgAACTGTATTagaagctgagtcgatttagccatgtccgtttgtctaTATATACCCGAACTCGTCCtcaagtttttgagatatcgatatgaaatttcgcacactgctttctcttcaagaagttgtcataccacaatagcatatagctgctatacaaactgatcaatccaAATATAGTTCGGATATGAAAACTTATTGATCGAGGCAATGGTACAATGAACCACAAATGCCCCTTCACACTCTAATCCATCATACCCAGTAATGCTTTTTTAGCTTCATTTGTGGTTTAGTTATACCCCTTCATAGCCCCTATCGAATAACGGCCTTTTACAGGCGTGGCTAACTGCCTGAGTGTGTCAAGAAACACATGTCAAGAAACACGTGGACTTAGTTTCATTCAGATATgtgaatttttagattttgcCTGCACGGACGGACATAGAGACtatttcgatttgttttagCTGCTacgaacaaccgttaggtgtacAAAACTGTAAAAATCGTTCAGTGATTTGTCTACTCTTTCGTTAAAAAAACCGTTATGACTCTCTCTTTGTTTTCAGAATGACTTCTTTCGACTCAACAGTTTTTCGTCTCTActgaaaatgttcaaattttgaGTTGTTACACTTTAACTTAACACGTGCGATATGTATACAACTTCTCTCCAgactattaaaatattatatcctGTTTGCATTTCAATCTTTTTGCTTTAAAcgttctgaatttcaattgacGTGAATTCCGATGATTCATAAAATAATTGCCAATTCAAATTTCATTGTTTACGTTCTGGTCaaacatttacatttacatgtgtacatgcttttgtatttatgtgtgtatgttggaTATGTTCTTGATAATCTTATATTGCCGAGTTACTAATTCACTATGCGCGTTGTTCTATTATAATTACGATACCAAATAAGCAATCGTTAATTCGAAATTAGTTGACCAGCGTTTGTAAATACATACCCGTTGAAGCAGCGCTTTTTGGATAAATAACCTTTCTGGGATTGATTATCAATGTAAGTTTATTCAAATTCGGTGAGGGTGGCGGCACACACATTTCACTTGTTTTTGTCACTTTTATTGGATCTGTTTGCAAATCTTTGGCTGGAAAACCATACATGGTCAACTCCATAATGGATAGCTTTCTTAAATCTCCATCATAAGTGCTTGCTTCTAAATCGAGTACTACAAACGACCCGATGCGTCGATTCTCTTTTTTTGACATTGTTTAATATTACACTtagcaaataattattttgcaatttagagCTGTATAACCAATGCGTGCAAGTTTATGAACGGCTTATCACCAAATGCTACTCATAAAGTGATTCCCAAGAAtaatgtcaaaatattaattgcaataCAATCACGACTGGGCACGATCGCAACCAAACAACTCTCACAAAATGACATTGTGATAGTGCGTTTGGAGTGTTACGCTCCGAatacatagagcgcgacagactgcaagcgacctCTCTCACTTataaaaatacacacgttcttatggacacagttatttagacagctgcacgactacacgacagCAGCCTCTTGTCGCCCtcgctaaattaaaaatatttctaattttacctacgacagtagagaggagtagtgatgccactaatatgtaaaatgtaaaattattcaaagctctaacaaacctgacgttatttttcaaagattagcataaaatagctctgttatatcatttgtaataacaattgatagcttaaaatttcacttggaacaaaatattaaaatttcattgaagtgaaagttATTAATATggcaacaacgaaattgtgtacatacaaaatggacagtTGTGTTgctttgtgtacatgccggccattgttatgt
Proteins encoded in this region:
- the LOC120769142 gene encoding putative nuclease HARBI1; protein product: MWMLGMANYDSFVFNVSDLKVHLQNNIQNNTWILGDSGYPLHKFLMTPYRLAEASSPQARYNTVHSKARNIVERTIGVLKSRFRCLLSVRGLHYTPEKATQIVNACCALHNICQHFQVESPEEISSSSHTTMTNDILDIEREEEDTARIIRNNIMTSL
- the LOC120768174 gene encoding three-prime repair exonuclease 1-like, with translation MSKKENRRIGSFVVLDLEASTYDGDLRKLSIMELTMYGFPAKDLQTDPIKVTKTSEMCVPPPSPNLNKLTLIINPRKVIYPKSAASTGLDNYILEHESHFDENCACLIVNFLNRLPQPVCLVAHNGDRHDFLIVKNMFNKLSMQLPNNILYVDSLHAFWRINFDHTFQTTPNGKYPPKGVYKLNNIYKQNFKKDPELRHHAEADVETLTHVIRLYGKRFLAYAEDRVSEFICSDERK